The following are encoded together in the Candida orthopsilosis Co 90-125, chromosome 5 draft sequence genome:
- a CDS encoding Hal9 protein with Zn(2)-Cys(6) binuclear cluster translates to MPDPLNNLQSESEHQSSMSQSNASSLSSQPQQNQTMSLPTDEPLSIGVFRRPKLRSIGTSGSTITQDSTIPLSPRQLNSSTHISDPQPEGFKRKRPRVSKACTYCRKKKVKCDGNLPCSNCQENNEGECVYVADSEKKPKAPKLPPPSKPQKSNKAQTIQQLNSRLDRIENLLGVLTDEIRSARQSASDNQYQSHPTNLDDDENEIRLEKGIENKQQTETTSDNATSPEVQNNKFGSHSIIDIFTKSSLENIFQGLGPHNRIEVQDISHIGIIYNFFSHAFMDSICQPIKTTIRNRTDLMDNTFTDLSIPLEILNYLDDIYMVSYICDSSYVKSLFESYFKNNKKVYTKGPNSKLRSFTWSELMIMTVSIGLCISVIVDERNVGALKKDTKSSSSILQTVSDKQLVEIDSKCFFSAVFYYNRLVLCSEGVETVQALAIFVVYLQTVMSSVKSTHVPIAIAVRYAQDLGFHRIETYDGLSWHEHNTRKRLWWFCQTFEVSYCYRFGKPVIAREYRSASLIDDDKFTATVVQSSIEQMRTLWEEAKTSKDVSKLNELQENKTLHRCAAYFLYRMTKIRLQTFDLIYSISSQNVKLSKILTYIDQMNKDMQDLADIIQPPITICFYNDPRFFFKAENKPSDQVMAFDSAQDNILAMYMNFYQHLMTVNRTAIQEIPLTEENEPLIGKIKECRNISLESARTVLHIVKGSDLISMPYSSFSWYMYEVFAAFCHLASSHFANPNTSEAELDLKLMIETSLKFFSYKNKAIKIQRNCIRQSLYDLTTRYLLRIFSNITNEEVKSKLFSKNKTLQKHLDLPVQFPEFYTSDSQLGVNLNSTSRLFEMWFRAYNFFNIASSSGGNNDGTRESSKPNSSNNESMRSSNANSTRNSNSSGHGSSMGNANTSTRASSEISNTVNDNYDKTPSRKKIDNILKHAISPSNSTKVRSQDYEDHLTDVTDQQSKQKFANPSTHHASHSMPANQLYTPQAKQSDKGEKAYNQESQRQTPQAHKQDYAPGSHPRQSHQIHHVSSASRPASRHSQPQPQPQPQPQPQPQLQPQLQPQLQPQPHRHLHQQPPPQHHQSHYLANYAPRYSDSSPTTSHHSQYSSNTVPQFYQVEWEQPSGQQSHIPFTLDPQSTQLEGVVPTIFESFDHMTDHNVMANDNPQSDSLAQFDHNFMSGSNMNEVPRSFDEND, encoded by the coding sequence ATGCCTGATCCCTTAAACAATCTACAGTCCGAGCTGGAACATCAAAGCCTGATGTCACAATCCAATGCGTCGAGCTTGTCGTcgcaaccacaacaaaatcaaaccatGAGCTTACCAACCGACGAGCCACTAAGTATCGGCGTGTTTCGTCGACCTAAACTACGTTCTATAGGAACGAGCGGTAGCACAATTACACAAGATAGCACAATACCATTGTCGCCGAGACaactcaattcatcaactcaTATTTCAGATCCACAACCCGAGGGAtttaaaagaaagagaCCTCGCGTCTCAAAAGCCTGTACGTATTGTcgaaaaaagaaagttaAATGTGATGGAAACTTGCCATGTTCCAACTGTCAAGAGAACAACGAAGGAGAATGTGTTTATGTAGCTGATCTGGAGAAGAAACCCAAAGCGCCCAAACTACCACCACCTTCAAAACCACAAAAACTGAACAAAGCCcaaacaattcaacaattaaaCCTGCGATTGGATAGAATTGAGAATTTGCTTGGTGTGTTGACTGATGAAATACGGAGCGCCAGGCAGCTGGCGAGTGATAACCAATATCAGTCACATCCGACAAatcttgatgatgatgagaatgAAATTCGATTAGAGAAAGGAATAGAAAACAAGCAACAAACTGAAACAACCAGCGATAACGCCACATCTCCAGAAGTCCAAAATAACAAGTTTGGATCTCACTCGATAATTGATATTTTTACAAAGTCATCGTTGGAAAACATTTTTCAAGGATTGGGTCCACACAATCGAATTGAAGTTCAAGATATTTCGCACATTGGCATCATATACAACTTTTTCTCGCATGCATTCATGGATTCTATATGTCAACCAATAAAGACTACAATTCGCAATAGAACCGATCTTATGGACAACACGTTTACCGATTTATCAATCCcacttgaaattttaaactatcttgatgatatatatatggTCTCTTATATTTGTGATTCATCCTATGTCAAAAGCTTATTTGAGagttatttcaaaaacaacaagaaagtTTATACAAAGGGCCCCAATTCAAAGTTGAGGTCATTTACTTGGTCGgaattgatgattatgacGGTTCTGATAGGACTTTGTATATctgttattgttgatgaaagaaATGTGGGCgcattgaagaaagatACGaaatcttcatcgtcaatTTTACAGACGGTAAGTGATAAgcaattggttgaaatcGACTCCAAGTGTTTCTTTTCGGCTGTGTTTTACTATAATCGATTAGTGTTGTGTAGTGAAGGGGTTGAAACGGTTCAAGCATTGGCAATATTCGTCGTCTATTTGCAAACGGTGATGTCTTCAGTTAAACTGACTCATGTTCCAATTGCTATAGCTGTCAGATATGCCCAAGATTTGGGTTTTCATCGGATAGAAACCTACGATGGATTAAGCTGGCACGAGCACAACACGCGTAAAAGATTATGGTGGTTTTGTCAAACGTTTGAGGTATCATACTGTTACCGATTTGGTAAACCAGTAATCGCTAGAGAATATAGACTGGCTAGTcttattgatgatgacaaaTTTACGGCAACCGTTGTGCAATCTAGCATAGAACAAATGCGTACATTATGGGAGGAGGCAAAGACTCTGAAAGATGtgtcaaaattgaatgaattacAGGAGAATAAGACGTTGCACAGATGTGCTGCTTATTTCTTGTATAGAATGACAAAGATACGGTTGCAAACCTTTGACTTGATCTATAGTATCTCGTCGCAGAATGTTAAATTAAGCAAGATTTTGACTTACATTGACCAAATGAACAAGGATATGCAAGACCTAGCCGATATAATTCAGCCTCCAATTACCATATGCTTTTACAACGATCCTCGgttctttttcaaagcagAGAACAAACCACTGGATCAAGTTATGGCGTTTGATTCAGCACAAGACAACATCCTTGCCATGTATATGAACTTTTACCAGCATTTGATGACAGTCAATCGGACTGCAATTCAGGAGATCCCACTCACAGAAGAGAATGAACCATTGATTGGAAAGATAAAGGAATGTAGAAACATTTCTCTCGAAAGTGCTAGAACAGTACTACACATTGTGAAGGGCCTGGATTTGATATCGATGCCTTACTCTTCATTCAGCTGGTATATGTACGAAGTTTTTGCTGCTTTTTGTCATTTGGCCAGTTCACACTTTGCCAATCCTAATACTTCTGAAGCTGAATTGGATTTAAAACTTATGATTGAAACTTCACTAAAGTTTTTCAGCTACAAGAATAAAGCTATTAAGATCCAACGCAATTGCATTCGTCAAAGTCTATACGACTTGACTACTAGATACTTGTTACGGATTTTCTCGAATATTACCAATGAAGAAGTAAAGAGCAAattattttccaaaaacaaGACATTGCAAAAACATTTAGATTTACCAGTACAATTTCCTGAATTTTACACATCCGACAGCCAATTGGGAGTCAACCTCAACTCAACGTCTAGATTATTCGAAATGTGGTTCCGTGCTTACAACTTTTTTAATATCGCATCTTCATCTGGTGGTAACAATGATGGTACACGGGAAAgttcaaaaccaaattcGTCAAATAACGAGAGTATGAGAAGTAGCAACGCCAACAGTACCCGCAACAGCAACAGTAGCGGCCATGGTAGCAGCATGGGAAATGCCAATACGTCTACTCGTGCTAGTAGTGAAATTAGTAACACTGTCAATGACAATTATGATAAAACCCCTTCTAGAAAGAAGATTGATAATATTTTAAAGCATGCTATTTCGCCACTGAATTCGACAAAGGTTAGATCGCAAGACTATGAGGATCATCTTACCGATGTTACTGATCAACAGAGTAAACAGAAATTTGCCAATCCTTCCACACACCATGCCTCACATTCAATGCCCGCCAACCAATTGTATACACCTCAAGCAAAACAATCAGATAAAGGCGAAAAAGCTTACAATCAGGAGCTGCAGCGTCAAACTCCCCAGGCTCATAAGCAGGATTATGCCCCCGGATCTCACCCTCGTCAACTGCATCAAATACATCACGTCTCGCTGGCTTCTCGACCTGCTTCACGCCACCtgcaaccacaaccacaaccacaaccacaaccacaaccacaaccacaactacaaccacaactacaaccacaactacaaccacaaccacaccgtcatcttcatcaacaaccgCCGCCACAGCATCACCAGCTGCATTATTTGGCAAATTATGCACCAAGATATCTGGACTCATCACCAACTACATCTCATCATTCTCAATATTCATCCAACACCGTTCCACAGTTTTACCAAGTTGAATGGGAACAGCCATCTGGGCAACAACTGCATATACCCTTTACGTTAGATCCACAAAGCACCCAACTTGAAGGAGTTGTGCCTACTAtttttgaatcttttgatCACATGACTGATCACAATGTCATGGCCAATGACAATCCGCAGCTGGATCTGTTGGCTCAGTTTGACCATAACTTTATGAGTGGGTCGAACATGAATGAGGTTCCAAGGCTGTTTGACGAAAATGACTAG
- a CDS encoding Sti1 protein (protein that interacts with Cdc37p and in two-hybrid system): MTTTDEYKAEGNKYFAAKEFEKAIESFTKAIEASPEPNHVLYSNRSGSYASLKEYDQALKDAEECIKINPSWAKGYNRVGGAQFGLGNLEDAQKAYEKCLSLDSNNAQAKEGLKSVENAIKARNSSGDMGLGAIFRDPNLITKLKSNPKTSELMKDPDLVAKVLQIQANPQTNATQLLSDPRLMTIMATLMGIDMDFPADAGNSSSQGESDTSKSASQPKAESEKKEEPKATEETKTAPATEETKVDSEGDVEMKDAPQGDKDAADKAKAEGNTLYKQRKFDEAIAAYDKAWDLNKDITYLNNRAAAEYEKGDYDAAIATCNKAVDEGRDMRADYKLIAKSFARLGNTYLKKDDLEQAVKYFDKSLTEHRTPDVLNKLRSAQREIKTREAKAYINPEKAEEARLEGKEYFTKGDWPNAVKAYGEMIKRAPEDPRGYSNRAAALVKLLSFPDAVRDCDTAIEKDPDFIRAYIRKANAQLLMKEYSHCMETLNEAREKDSKLGGKNLHEIDQLFGKASTQRFQAIDGETPEQTMERVSKDPEIVQILQDPVMQGILSQARDNPAALQEHMKNPEVAKKVNMLIAAGVIRTR; this comes from the coding sequence ATGACGACGACTGACGAGTACAAAGCAGAAGGTAACAAATACTTTGCCGCGAAGGAATTTGAAAAGGCAATTGAGTCATTCACGAAAGCTATTGAAGCCTCACCAGAACCCAACCATGTCCTTTATTCTAATCGTTCCGGGTCTTATGCATCGTTGAAAGAGTATGATCAGGCGTTAAAGGATGCAGAAGAGTGTATAAAGATCAATCCTTCATGGGCCAAAGGATACAATAGAGTGGGTGGAGCTCAATTTGGTTTAGGAAATTTGGAGGATGCACAAAAGGCTTATGAAAAGTGCTTATCGTTGGACTCTAACAATGCTCAGGCTAAGGAGGGTTTGAAGTCTGTTGAGAATGCCATCAAAGCACGTAATTCTAGTGGTGACATGGGATTGGGTGCTATATTCAGAGACCCCAATTTGAtcacaaaattgaagagcAATCCAAAGACTAGTGAATTAATGAAGGATCCTGATTTGGTTGCTAAAGTGTTGCAGATTCAAGCCAATCCTCAAACAAATGCTACTCAACTTTTGTCTGATCCAAGATTAATGACTATAATGGCAACATTGATGGGTATAGATATGGATTTTCCAGCTGATGCTGGTAACTCTTCATCTCAGGGTGAGAGTGATACTTCAAAATCAGCTAGTCAACCAAAGGCAGAGagtgaaaagaaagaggaaCCAAAGGCTAcagaagaaacaaaaacgGCACCTGCAACTGAAGAGACAAAAGTTGATAGTGAGGGTGATGTAGAGATGAAAGATGCACCACAAGGCGATAAAGATGCTGCAGATAAGGCAAAAGCAGAGGGTAACACACTTTATAAACAACGCAAGTTTGATGAAGCAATTGCAGCTTATGACAAGGCTTGGGACTTGAATAAAGACATCACCTATTTGAACAATCGTGCGGCAGCGGAGTATGAAAAGGGAGATTATGATGCAGCTATAGCAACATGTAACAAAgctgttgatgaaggaAGAGACATGAGAGCTGATTACAAACTAATTGCCAAGTCATTTGCTAGATTGGGTAACacatatttgaaaaaggatgATTTAGAGCAAGCGGTCAAGTactttgataaatcattaACTGAACATCGTACACCAGATgtgttgaacaaattgagaaGCGCCCAAAGGGAAATCAAAACCCGAGAAGCTAAGGCTTATATTAACCCTGAGAAAGCCGAAGAGGCTCGTTTGGAAGGAAAAGAATATTTCACCAAAGGTGATTGGCCAAATGCAGTCAAGGCATATGGGGAAATGATCAAGAGGGCTCCCGAAGATCCTAGAGGTTACTCAAACAGAGCTGCCGCATTAGTCAAATTGTTATCATTCCCCGATGCTGTCAGAGACTGTGATACTGCCATTGAGAAAGATCCAGATTTTATCAGAGCATACATTAGAAAAGCCAATGCgcaattattgatgaaggaaTATAGTCATTGTATGGAGACGCTTAATGAGGCTCGTGAAAAggattcaaaattgggaGGTAAAAACTTgcatgaaattgatcaattattTGGCAAAGCCAGCACCCAAAGATTCCAAGCCATTGATGGAGAGACTCCAGAACAAACTATGGAAAGAGTCTCGAAAGATCCTGAAATTGTCCAAATATTGCAAGATCCAGTAATGCAAGGAATCTTATCTCAAGCAAGAGATAACCCAGCAGCATTACAAGAACACATGAAGAACCCAGAAGTTGCCAAGAAGGTTAATATGTTGATTGCAGCAGGAGTTATTCGCACCAGATAG
- a CDS encoding Fcr3 transcriptional regulator (member of the bZIP family): protein MSFNTQSTPMFWNNEQYSTPNLANRKQEGDPYGEVAEFAELNQENIASFNQQQNEPCDPLHGQSEQMQYNIPNFQDTNDNFAFQDQQLAYAAPQNGYPYHDIPPQNSTHNSQGNVSYISNDLSPHHVNNNHLASPGTSETSANYDIDKKVLSEQVNGNKRKSKRQLLDEEDAVLIARDDSELTEEELQLKRKAQNRAAQRAFRERKETKLKELEAKLLQSEEERQKLMEQLEIIRKQNLSISTENEILRTNEGSLIASKAPVNKFHFPQSQDDFINEITRGTNHQVKRDSINKVYDNSEGEKLLALGAVWDYLQIKAEEANLDLTTIDFNEVMDKLKGNEKCHGYGPAYPLSLVRQAVEASFK from the coding sequence ATGTCCTTTAATACTCAAAGTACGCCTATGTTTTGGAACAATGAACAATATCTGACGCCTAATTTGGCTAACCGGAAACAGGAAGGTGACCCATATGGAGAAGTTGCCGAATTTGCAGAGTTGAACCAAGAGAATATCGCTTCGTTCAACCAGCAACAAAATGAACCATGTGATCCATTACATGGCCAATCTGAGCAAATGCAATATAACAtaccaaattttcaagatACAAATGACAATTTTGCATTTCAAGACCAACAACTAGCATATGCTGCTCCTCAGAACGGATATCCTTATCACGATATACCGCCACAGAATTCAACTCATAATTCACAGGGCAATGTAAGTTATATCTCCAATGACTTGTCCCCACATCATGTCAATAACAACCATCTTGCTTCACCCGGTACCTCGGAGACATCAGCAAATTATGACATTGACAAAAAAGTCTTGAGTGAGCAGGTCaatggaaacaaaagaaagtCAAAAAGGCAGTTGttagatgaagaggatgcAGTATTAATCGCTAGGGATGATTCCGAATTAACTGAAGAGGAATTGCAGTTGAAGAGGAAGGCGCAAAATAGAGCTGCCCAGCGTGCGTTTAGAGAGCGTAAAGAAACcaagttgaaagaattggaagCCAAATTATTACAGagtgaagaagagagaCAGAAATTGATGGAACAACTCGAGATAATCAGGAAGCAAAATTTGTCTATCAGTACAGAGAATGAGATTTTGAGAACTAATGAAGGCTCACTAATAGCAAGTAAAGCACCAGTAaacaaatttcatttcCCACAATCACAAGAtgattttatcaatgaGATAACCCGTGGTACCAACCATCAGGTGAAAAGAGATTCCATCAATAAAGTGTACGACAATTCTGAAGGCGAAAAATTGCTAGCTCTTGGGGCAGTATGGGACTATCTACAGATCAAAGCCGAGGAGgcaaatttggatttgacaaccattgatttcaatgaagTTATGGATAAGTTGAAAGGTAATGAGAAATGTCATGGATATGGTCCTGCATACCCTTTGAGTTTAGTTCGGCAAGCTGTGGAGGCCAGCTTCAAGTGA